GCCAAGAAGAAATTGAAGGACAAACGGgacgaaaagaaaaaaggtgtgCATGATGCCCTAGAGCTCCATAAACACATAGTAATATCTAATAttgatgtattttctttttttattttctgataTTCAGTTACAAATAAGCCGGATAAGCCAGCAGTGCCAGCAGTGCCAGCAGCGCCAGCAGTGCCAGCAGCGCCAGCAGTGCCAGCAGCGCCAGCAGTGCCAGCAGCGCCAGCAGTGCCAGCAGCGCCAGCAGTGCCAGCAGTGCCAGCAGTGCCACAGCCACCAAAGGCAACTGAGGAAAACTTTAAAAACATCAGGAAAACAATCCTGAAAGCTCGACTCATTATTAGGAATCTCAGTTTTAAGGTACATCTTGCTTCTTTCACAGGTCATGTCAGAAGTCTTTCGGTGACATGATGTTTTGTGTTGTAGTGCTCCGAGAAAGATCTCAAGCAGGTTTTCGGCGAATTTGGAGAAGTGCTTGAAGCCAAAATACCTCTCAAGCCTGGTAAATGTGATAAAATGAGCTCATCTGAACATATGAGGTacacttgactttttttcttgctgacttttctttttttttttttttaccttgcaaCAGATGGTAAGATGCGGGGCTTTGCATTCGTCCAGTTCAAAAATGTGTCCATGGCATCCAAAGCGCTTCAAGCTATGAACCTGAAGGAAATTAAAGGTATTTCTTATTTATATATTGAAGTAACTGTATTTTTCAACATTCTAAGGCTGCATTCATGTTGGCTCGCTGTTTCATTTTAAGGCCGCCAAGTGGCTGTCGATTGGGCTGTGCCAAAAGACAAGTATGTTGCTATGCAGGGGACATCCACTAAAGGTAGAGATCATTGTCACATTTCTAATTTTCTAGCCCTTTTCATAAATGTTGTCAATAACAGGGTACTTTCGGGTGGCAGAATGTGAGGAATTTGAGTGACGACAGCTAATGCGCAAAATTACTGCTATATATACTTCAAAAGGTTTAGGTTTGTTTCAATTTCCTCAGATAAATCCAGTAGATCCTTTGGATGTCATAGAaggttttgtttattattagtgCCAGCGGAACTACTGCCACCCGGAAGTACATGTAATGTTGCGGTTGATAAGGTCTATGATAAGCCAAGTTCATAAACGTACCTAAAATAAGTAATTGTCTATTTGTTGATTCCACAGAGACTACAACGAACAAAGAGGCTGGCGCTGAAGACAAGGAAGAGGAAAAGCAACAACCAGTTAACAAGAAGTAGGAGTCTCAAATGCGTGTCACCAAAATGAGAGGAATTCAATTCATAAATTATGACAATCTGCCACCCTCTGCTGTTGACCGAAAGTGATATCAACGTGCCCTTTTGGCTCGCAATTGCCAATGTAACGTGGCCAAACTTTGCCAACACTTTTGGTCGACAGCAGGAGGCGGTGCTTGATAAAATGAGAAGAATGATAGAGCTGCATTAATCTCCTTAATTCTTATTCCACCAATGACGGTCCTGGGTGTCAGGAAAAAATTGCTGCTGGATTTGATTTTCACTTGTGGAGGCAGCACTTTATCATTACTCTGCTTATCAAGTCGTGAATGTATGTTCTGTATGCTTAAGGCGCTTGCATTGGTTGTGTGTGCCTACAGCGTCAATACAAAAACATCTATATCACAGAGCAAGGAGTTAATGTCAAATGacaatgatgacgacgatgatgatgatgacgatggtgatgatgatgacaacgatggtgaagatgatgatgaagatgatgaagaagatgaagaagaagaagatagtGAGGTGGAGGATGAAATAGATGACGAGTCCCAGGAGGACGATTCggatgaggatgaagatgaggatgattcggatgaggatgaagatgagaatGATGAGGATGAGCGCAATGGCCACCAATCAGGTATAgttgatattttaaaatgaataaataaaggaTCACCACTCTAATATACTTTTCTcatgaaaaaaatcacaacataaTGAAAATGGTATACCAAGAGTAAACTGCGTCATGATCAATTCGTTGCGGCACCTCCTCCTGTTGTGCGTAACTCGGCCACTAGACGGCAGTATTATACAGTCAAGCAACACAAAATATAGGTGGACAGCACATTGGAGTTGTTTTAAATAGTGGGTAAAAAGTTTAATCATTCTTCTATTTGCACTAGCTCAAAAGAAGTCTAAGATGACACTTCCCTCAGATGTGGGGCAAGGCAGAACCATTTTCATCAGGTttgctcttttcttcttctcttggTTATTGTTAATCTCCTTCACTCAGACTCTTCTTACTTTTCAGAAACTTGTCATTTGATACTGAAGAAGAAAACCTGGAGGAACTTCTGCTCCAGTATGGGGAAATCAACTACATCAAGATTGTTTGCCATTCAGACACGGGCCATTCGAAAGGTTGAGCCAAAAGTGATTATTTGGGACGCGCTCTTTCATGTTCTTCACTTGACTTGGCTGTTTTATTCCAGGTTGTGCCTTCGCTCAGTTCAAAGCCAAAGAGGCGGCAGACAGATGCATCGACGCAGCGCAAGATACAGCAGAAGTaagcattggatttttttttgcctccagtGTCACATCACCTTTTAATCATGTCTGTGCCTCGTCGCATACAGGACGGTGGAATTCGACTGGACGGGAGGAAGCTGCTGATCGTGGCCGCTGTGAGCAGAGATGACGCTGCCAAGCTGAAGGACAAAAAGGTCAAAGTGCAAAAAGGCACCAGGAACTTGTATCTGGCCAGAGAAGGATGTGAGTTTTGAATATACAATTTGTTCcatattaattatttaatttgaacattTGTAACTATTTTGGAATAATTACTACAAATAAATCTAAACATTTAAAATTTAAATCTCGAAGTGAATTTAACTACATATTAATTTGATGTCTTCCTTCAGTGATCCGTGCCGGAAGCAAGGTGGCCGAGGGTGTGTCCGAAGCAGACATGATCAAGCGAGCCAGAGTGAGTGAATGCTCgcaagaggatgaagatttttgTCTTTCATACATTCCTTTAATCGCCATGTATGTGTAGTTTGAAGATATAAAAAGGGCCAAGCTGAGGAACATGAGCGTGTTTGTCTCCAAGAATCGATTGTGCGTCCACAACCTACCAAAATCTGTAGACAACAAGAAGCTGCGCGCACTCTGCCTGCAGGGGTTTGCCAGCGTCAAAGGCGTCAGGATACCAGAGGTGAGTCCACAAGAGAGCAGTCTTGTTAATTATACTCACCAATATGTATTTACCTGTTTTCTCCCAGTGTCGCGTCATGTATGACAGGAAGCCCGAGAAAGGTCAGGTGACTGGCAAGTCTCTGGGCTACGGCTTCGTCCAGTTTCAAGACCACGAGCACGCTCTGTCCACGCTGCGCTACCTCAACAACAACCCCAACATCTTTGGCGCACTCAAGGTTTGCCTCACGGTATCTTTAGGGTGTGGTGTGAATAAAAGTATATACTATACTCTGAATCAGTAAGTCAAACTAAAGTGCAGATCACGATAATAATGCAAGTACATATATCTGTGGCTTTACCAATTCTATCATGCGTATCATTTCGTTTCATTAAACAGGATATGTAAACATGGAGAATTGATAAGCATCAGCAGGCATGACGGCGCCTCATCGATTAagtagtgtatttttttatgatttgcCACATTCCAGAGACCTATTGTGGAGTTCTCCCTGGAAGATACCCGCAAGCTCAAGCTCAAAGAAATGCGCCTGCAAAAAAGCAAGGTGGGCTTATTACGTGTGTTCGTGTGTTTTTAAACTcaattgattatttattttttcaggaaCAGAATTTCAGGAAACAGGGTGGAGAAGGCAAAATGACACCTCAGGCGAACAGAGACTGGAAAGCAACCGTACAAGGTAGATCTAGAAGTgtcattgattaaaaaaaaataataataataaacacaagCAGAAAATTATTCCAAGAACTAAAAGCTGTCCATTTTCTGTATTGTATAATCCCAGTTGGGTCATGTAATGAAGCATCTCCCACAATGGACTGGTTGCCAGTTAACAACAGGACAAAAAGATGAAGTaaaaaagtgaataaaataATACTGTTGAAAAAGTTAAAAGAATTGTGCTCTATTGAAACACACTTATTTTGTCAATTGGGAAAATGCAAAATGatacataaataaattacaagTATACATAAGAGAATTAGGCCAAATCATTGAAATGTGTATTCATGTAgtgaaatatttttatataataatttaatgaaataaaatgtaatgtAATAAGTTAATATAGAAAAGTAAATATGTGAATGTTTTAAAAAGTAATgaatccatttaaaaaaatcttaagaaaaataaaacaaataaaatctaAATAACAATTAGTATTAAACATTAAAGCATTCAAAAATAATGGGaaaattgaaaatttgaaaaaataacaTTGAAGAAAGGAACTTATATGTAGATGCATGTAAAATACATAATAtagaaaatcattttaaaactgtAAATAAAGAAACAcagtgtatgtatttgtttaaaTGTACACACAACTGGGACAAAGGTTTTAAGAAAAATACTGAATGACTCTGAAGAATAATTTGAACCTCAAAACTTCATAGGTGAACACACTCTACATTTTCTTGCATTATCACTTCCTGTATGTCTTATGGCCAAGTGTCCGTCTCTTGGCCCTGTTCAATCCGCTTTCGTAGGGTCTGCATCAGCTCCTCATAACAAACCAAAACCCAACCAGCACTGCGGTTTCCTGACCAAGCCCGAAGTGGAGCACGTGGAACTGGAGAACGGAAAGAAGCGGAGGAAAGTGCTGCCCTTCCCGACCCACCGAGGACCCAAGATCAGGTACAGTTGTTGCAATATGCAGGGATGCTCCAATTCTGAAAACAGAATTATTTTTATGGCATcacgtcagatttttttttctttgtctcatCTTTTGTATGAGCCTTTAAACTAATGCTCACTAGGGCTCAGACTGAGACACCCAAATAACTGAAATGTCTTGTGCTCCAGCCTACATTTAAAAGTGAAGTGTAAATTAAAGTTAATTTATCAGGAATGGCAACTTGTTCATGGTATTTTTATTCAACAGAAGAGTGTTTTGTGCGAATGTTTGATTAAGCTGAATCACCTTTTCATTGCACTTGCGAGAAGTAATGGCGCTATCAAGTGTTGTTACTCAATACCGATGGGTACTCATTTGGAAGTATTATAGTACTCGAACATGGTCTGAAAAAAAGTGCTTTCTTTGCATCTATAGTGATGAATTGTTGATAAACTAAAAAGCGGACTCCTTACGAGCTTTTGGACTCTTCCAGAGCGCGTGACAAAGGGAAGCAGAGGGCTCCGCCTCCCAAGAAACCTCAGCATGGAGTCAGTAGAAAAGGGAGGCAAACGCAGCAAATGGAGAAGAGCACTCGAAGAGGAAATCAGGTTTATAAAGCACCTTACCTATATTTTagaatcaacatttttttatggAGTACTATCAATGTTTTTGTCTTAAAACCTGAATTTATCTTTAATTATTTTGTATACTGGATTTATTTGTAATGTGCGTCCCCTTGAAAATGAGTCAATAATGGCTGTAAATTAAAGAATGTGTATAAAAATATGTAGGGAGTAAatgtattttcattcattttaattaaGTTATCTGCATAGTTATTCTGCTTGGTAACAATGTTTTGAATGAGAGTAAATatacattttatgtttttgtttactCTCATTGTAGACTAAAGGAGGAATGAGGAATTCGAGGAACAGGGGCAGTGATAATTTTGACAGAATGGTGGAACAGTACAAGAAGAAAATTCTCTCCAACAGCGAGAAAGGCTCCAGTATGAGAAAAAACAAATGGTTTGATCACTAACCTCATGTTATTATTCAGAATCAATTCCAAGACACCGATTCACAGGTTTTCTGTCATAATTGTATACCTTTTTTGTATGGACTCCATATGTTAAACTATTATGCAATGCCCTGTCGCATAAAAAGTGCTTTTATTGTAAATGTAGGTTGTCTTTATATTAAAATTGTGGAGTCAATTGGCTCTGTGTTCATCATGGCCTCGATTTGACAAGCCAATTTTGTCGCGAGATCAGAGGAGAGGGCAGTGCGATGGAATAATGATTCTCTCTGCCTCACATTTCTGAGAATCGCTGTTCAAATCCCAGGTTCAATTTTCCTacgtggagtttgtatgttctacCCGAGTGTTTTCTCGGCTTCCTTCTTTCTCTATaaatgccctgcgattggctgacagTATACCAGGGAAAGCCCCGCCTCTCACCCTGTCATCTGTGAGATCCGCCTCACCCAAAtgaagtggtacagaaaatagcAAGATAACTGGATCACTGTTACTGTCAAttaagggagaaaaaaagacactttatttcatatattttttcttaaataggttttaaaaaagcaaatacagtacaaaaatatacaaaatgcaCATTTGAAGGCGATAAATAGCAGTATTGGAAGAGCTGGTGGTGGATGTTGACATAAATAAATTCCCAGTATTTAAATAAGAAtggtggttagcacatctgtcTCACACTTctgaggttctgggtttgacTACGGGCTACAGCTTTCCTGCTTGGCGTTTGCGTGTACTACCTGTCTTTGCGTGACTTTTTtccggcttcctcccacatttcacAAACATGCTCATTAGCCTCATTGAAAACTCTCAATTGTTGGTAGCCATGAATGTGAACGATGCCAAAATCCATTTTTGTGCCCCTGTTTCAGATATCATTTGCACGGATGCAAGGCCATCTGCATTTGACTATATAGGCTTTGCAGTTTCTGGCAAGTAGTTTTGCTTTCCCTGACTGCAGTTCAACGGTTGACAAACTGCCGCCACTGATGAAAGTCGGTGAACTTCCTTAGCAGGCGTTCATATAAAGCCAGGGAAGATCTTAACCCGGAGGGTTACACTGGAACGCAACAAAAGCGGAATTTAGTGACTGTTGGGAGAGTAATAAAGCTTTACCTGTACCGACTTCAGGTTGTTCTAAACTGCAAAGCCCTAAGCTGTCCAAAGTTGATGGCCTCAATTGTGTCCGTATGTAGTCAAACGGAAAAAGAAGTGTTGAGTGACACATTGAACACTATGATCTGGTTTTAACGTCCTAATATAAATTAAAGAAGAAGAATGGATAAATAAACATGGCATCCTTCAATTTAGACAGCTCTGTTTTTgagtcttcaatgaaccaaATGTGCATTTTGGAGTTTCCAGCTCAGCATTTGTCCAGGTTCGCCATGTTCTGCAACAGCCGTGTGAGGATGTCCTTGACTCTGATCAGAGCCTCGATGCCGACGGTGAGGACGAAGCCTCGCTGACTCTGCAGCCGCTGCAGCGCGCCACCTGCGGCTGACGTTCTGTTGACCTTGGTCTCTCCACAGCGACCCTTCTTCCACTGACCGAGGTAACCCTTCAGCCACGAGATCTCGGCCTTCACCTGAGACGCGTTCAGAGAGTCTGAGATGAGCTTCTCGTAGCCGTCTAGGAGCGTCACCACCGAGGAGAGCCCATCCAGTTTGTCGGCCGGCGGCGTCAGCGTCATGCCAGGAGGAACCTGCCACACCATACCGCGCACAACCAATCAAGTTTTtggtatatattattattatatatgatAATAATCTAGAGGTGCAATgattcaatttttgttttttaatcgttCACTGCTACGCACAATGTAAATTTAAGAAATAAACACTAGCTTTGATTGATAGTATGCCACAGTAACACGCACAGTGGTGAATTAGGTTTGTGCTTAAATATTGGGAAGAAATACTTAAATAATGATTAAATTAACACATTCACTGCCTTGCATATTAATTTTTATTAACTGGAGTTTAACTGTTTACTGCCACGGCAAGCGTGAAAGAGTTCTCTCAGATGGTATGTGAAATTTGGTTTCGTAAGAATTCTCATGACATGGGGTTAGCACAGGTTTTGAGTAGAAGATACAGTCGAGGGGAATCTCAGTTTGTCAAGTCGATAATTTGGGAGAAATTTTGACCAGACATGTTCCGTATGTGTGGTATCAAAAGTATTTATCACGAAAAGACAGCAGTGAATGGCGTgtataaaatatttcatttcaagtCATACAGTGAAACAGCATTGCCCAGAGCATGTTTTCTACATCTGTAAATAAATGTTGGCATTTTTCCTTTCTAATTCATCTTTTTGTTGGTTTATTCTCAAATACAATACAAGTTTTGTCAAGTAAGTAGTGTAACCTGTTGCCTGTTTTTTTGCAGAAAAGCTCTTTGGATTTCAGGAGTTGTTACCTGGATTTTATTGATCTTGGCCACCAGCTGCTTGGACCTCCCTTCCACCGTAGCTTTCATCCTGATGGCCTCCGCCGACATGGGGGCTGCTATGACCGCGCCCCACATTTGGGAGACGGACACCAGAATGGCCAAGGTGATGCAGTCCATTGTGTTTTTTTGCGGCTGCGGATCCCGGGAGAAATGCCAACAGTATTTTAATTCAAGTCTTTTGTGTACTTTCCCCAGCAAGCAACATAACTGGTTACTTCCTTCCACTTATTGACGCAACCTGTTTGATTGTGCGTGCAAATATTTGAGATTCCTCCAAATAGATGTTGAGTACAAAGATTGACCGCTTCCGCATGCCTGCCCTTGTCCTTATTTGGTTCGGTACCCAAATGTTAGTTGGCTTTGCTTCCTTGTCAATGAGGGTTGATTATTATTCATtgagaaatgaaagaaaagtcGCACGACCATTTCCAATATTTTGTTGTCATCATTAGCAGTATATTTATATTTCTAAAATTgggcatttgtattttttagttATTATTCATGTTTAATTTTAAATGAGGATATTTTGTGTTATTGTAGTGCTATGACACTAATAACTTATGTTTTAGTCATTTGGGTTTTTTGTCAATTTAGttctaaatatttgtttttcatttttcaatgttttttttaaaaaaaaaatcataagtaAATTTGACTAAAGAAAATAATCATGTTATCATAATATAATAACAATACAATAGATTATCATACCAATTGAGCCAATTAGCAATCAAAGCACTTAATCACAAGCCTTCTTTTTCCACATACCCACATATGTATGATGTGTTACTACCTACAATAAATGACCGTGATAAATATTAAAATCGCAGGCACCATGCCAGAATTGTTCATGCAAACGTCAAACTTCCAATTAAGCACAAAATGGATCCCAAAGGGTTCAATGTCAAGCACTCCGAGAAGTAAAGTTGCCCTTACCTTTTGGTGGTGAGTGTGTCCACTGTTGGGGCCACCATCGGTGTGTCTTATAGTAGTGGGATGTTGAGTCACCTCTTACTCATCGCTTTCcccgaccccccacccccttcgcCCATCCCCTCACCTTCCTCTTCCCAGCCCAGCGCATCATCCCCTCGTTTACATAGCGCTTATTGGGTTTTACTTTTGAGCAACAATCAACCTGCCGTTTTTCAATCACTGGACAAAAATATATTGTACTTTAGTAGAAGTACAGATACTAGTGTTAAACAAATTGCCGGTAAAAGTAGCTATTGCACTATTAATggagaaatgaatgaaaagtgtCTCGACTATCACTACTATAGTGTATTATGATCTTTAGCAGGTATTATAGTGTTATTCTTAGATGTGTTATTTCTAATCCTAGTTAACcttcctgttttgtttctttcagtGCACCAAAAATCAACCACTGAGCATTATAGTGGGCTACatccaatgttgtcatttttagtTTACAtgcagaatggaaaaaaaatattttccaggttctGCAGTCTAATTTTGAGCTTAACATGTTTAAGATTCATCAGCGCAACCATGTCAAAGGTGGAGAAAATATAAAAAGTTATCAAGAAATTAAATACTCGACTTAAGTGCGCCACTGTACCTGTTCTGGTATTATGCACTGACCTCGACCCTCCATTGCTCATTCTAAATATTGCCCGACAAAATCCATCCGGTCAGTGGTGTTTGTTTAGCGTGAAGTGTTGTCGCACTGTGTTGAATCATTGAACGCATACAAATGTGATCAAAATACTATTGGaacaaaatatatttcaatATTAATATCTTTAGATGAATATTAAAGGGGCAGTCAACCGCCAAATTGTCTTTGTAATagtatgttctgtgcagcccaacatGTCGAAACACTCTTCTGATTaatattttgtttgtggaatatgaattaaacagacaaaatccacttgttttaatcaagctcagggggcggccattttgccagttGCCgtcgactaaaaatgacatcacagttgctcggTGCTCagatcacaaccaatcacggctcagcttcagaaaactggttgAGTGATTGTATCTTTTCACAGGACAAcactgggggagaaaaaaagactGCAAAGTCAGTTTTCCAGTGTCCCCTTTGTATTAATAAAATGAAaccacggacaaaaaaaaagcccatagTTGGCCCAACTATCAGTTTTTCCTCGAATGGGGAGCAGATGTGATAACTGTGGTGTGATATCACTTTgtaggtttttaaaaaaaaaacttattcgGCGCATAAGTATTTCCCAGATTGCCTTATCCTTGCTTGCTTGTCTTGCATTTCGCCCGATTAAAGATGTCGCGTCATCAAAGACATTGCGACAGCTGCTCTCAGGTGTATTTTTTATTCCCTTATCTTCTCCTCATCCAGAGTAGCTATTCTCGGACGAGCGTCCGTGTTGTGACACAAACTCATCAGggagggggttaaaaaaaatagagagaaccacgtgtcttcgaggaggtcttatgagaaataaaaaaacaaatatgccTGTTAGAGTTGTTTGTTTTAGGGTTCGCTCATGGCAATTTACTGTAAAGCCGGCATACCGCACACACACTGAGGGGGATAGAAAACAGAGGCCTCGTAAAAATCGCACATCGTCTTTAATAACGCGTTCAGCTCGAGCAGAAATGTGACGTTATCAAGGAAATTGACGAGAAAAGGCACCGTAAAGGACACACTTCTGGGAATGAGAGTCAAGCGGTGGCAAAATTTAATTCCACTTTAATCTTCACCGGGAATTGTCTATTATTCATGAAAGCAAAAACACGGAGGAATGAACTGGACGCTCATGTTTGAgagggaagaggaagaaaaaaagtcttactTTTCTGTGTGCCAGCAACAAACTGAGTTATAAACGCTGACATCTGGGATTAATAACAAGCTGCCGCTGactgaagagttttttttttttttcccgcctgCTGGAATACGACTTCATCAGTAACAGGAACAACTTCAAGGTAAAATCGAGGTACACAAATGTTGGGCCAAATTGGAACGGTTTTACCTCCTTCAGATCAAAATTTGTACAAATCTGATTATCAGGTGCCTTTCAAAAATTATCCAGTGCAATCGATCTGCGGTGTGGGTTGTGTTGAGTGCTTTTTTCTCGGCCCGATGTGCTCAGAAAACAGTCAGGGTTAACAGTTGTAATCGTTAAACCTTTTCAAAATTTACAGCCATCAATCCTTAGGCAGGGCCCAGTTTAGAAAATGTAACCCTTTTGTTATCAAAAACATGAGAAGATGATCTCCCCCGATCTGCTCAGAAAGAGGTCAGGGCCGACAAGCTGTCAACGTTAAACCCGTTTAAGATTTACTTGAACACGCATGCCAATCTTGTCTCCTCAACATTATTCAATTAATTAGTTGAATTAGTTTAGTGGTTAAAAATCTTTGTGTGTACCCCACTTAACAGCAACAAATGTCAGGTAAAGCATGTTACACATACATATTCTCTCATCTAATTTACCATCCGTCAACCGTTCCAATTAAAAATAGCGTAAACCAGATTATCAATTCCGGATCGGTGTGTCTTGGCAGAGGTCGAGTCTTAATGTTTACAAGCCACTGAGGAGGATCGATGAAGAGCAAGTCAGCTCCTGAAGGAGCTGAGGTAGGACAGGACACTGCTCATTAATTATTCATGAGCCACCCATGTGACTTGTGGGACCCTGTGAGTCACATGTTTAGAAGAAATGCATGCAACTATTCAACAAAGATGAACTTTGTTGGCAATCCATCT
The window above is part of the Syngnathus typhle isolate RoL2023-S1 ecotype Sweden linkage group LG7, RoL_Styp_1.0, whole genome shotgun sequence genome. Proteins encoded here:
- the rbm28 gene encoding RNA-binding protein 28 isoform X1, encoding MATRTLFIKGLPASASNERLEGIFSEIGPVKQCFVVKEKGAETCRGFGYVTYAMENDAQQALKDIKDYDGKKLFVSVAKKKLKDKRDEKKKVTNKPDKPAVPAVPAAPAVPAAPAVPAAPAVPAAPAVPAAPAVPAVPAVPQPPKATEENFKNIRKTILKARLIIRNLSFKCSEKDLKQVFGEFGEVLEAKIPLKPDGKMRGFAFVQFKNVSMASKALQAMNLKEIKGRQVAVDWAVPKDKYVAMQGTSTKETTTNKEAGAEDKEEEKQQPVNKNVNTKTSISQSKELMSNDNDDDDDDDDDGDDDDNDGEDDDEDDEEDEEEEDSEVEDEIDDESQEDDSDEDEDEDDSDEDEDENDEDERNGHQSAQKKSKMTLPSDVGQGRTIFIRNLSFDTEEENLEELLLQYGEINYIKIVCHSDTGHSKGCAFAQFKAKEAADRCIDAAQDTAEDGGIRLDGRKLLIVAAVSRDDAAKLKDKKVKVQKGTRNLYLAREGLIRAGSKVAEGVSEADMIKRARFEDIKRAKLRNMSVFVSKNRLCVHNLPKSVDNKKLRALCLQGFASVKGVRIPECRVMYDRKPEKGQVTGKSLGYGFVQFQDHEHALSTLRYLNNNPNIFGALKRPIVEFSLEDTRKLKLKEMRLQKSKEQNFRKQGGEGKMTPQANRDWKATVQGSASAPHNKPKPNQHCGFLTKPEVEHVELENGKKRRKVLPFPTHRGPKIRARDKGKQRAPPPKKPQHGVSRKGRQTQQMEKSTRRGNQTKGGMRNSRNRGSDNFDRMVEQYKKKILSNSEKGSSMRKNKWFDH
- the rbm28 gene encoding RNA-binding protein 28 isoform X2, producing the protein MATRTLFIKGLPASASNERLEGIFSEIGPVKQCFVVKEKGAETCRGFGYVTYAMENDAQQALKDIKDYDGKKLFVSVAKKKLKDKRDEKKKVTNKPDKPAVPAVPAAPAVPAAPAVPAVPAVPQPPKATEENFKNIRKTILKARLIIRNLSFKCSEKDLKQVFGEFGEVLEAKIPLKPDGKMRGFAFVQFKNVSMASKALQAMNLKEIKGRQVAVDWAVPKDKYVAMQGTSTKETTTNKEAGAEDKEEEKQQPVNKNVNTKTSISQSKELMSNDNDDDDDDDDDGDDDDNDGEDDDEDDEEDEEEEDSEVEDEIDDESQEDDSDEDEDEDDSDEDEDENDEDERNGHQSAQKKSKMTLPSDVGQGRTIFIRNLSFDTEEENLEELLLQYGEINYIKIVCHSDTGHSKGCAFAQFKAKEAADRCIDAAQDTAEDGGIRLDGRKLLIVAAVSRDDAAKLKDKKVKVQKGTRNLYLAREGLIRAGSKVAEGVSEADMIKRARFEDIKRAKLRNMSVFVSKNRLCVHNLPKSVDNKKLRALCLQGFASVKGVRIPECRVMYDRKPEKGQVTGKSLGYGFVQFQDHEHALSTLRYLNNNPNIFGALKRPIVEFSLEDTRKLKLKEMRLQKSKEQNFRKQGGEGKMTPQANRDWKATVQGSASAPHNKPKPNQHCGFLTKPEVEHVELENGKKRRKVLPFPTHRGPKIRARDKGKQRAPPPKKPQHGVSRKGRQTQQMEKSTRRGNQTKGGMRNSRNRGSDNFDRMVEQYKKKILSNSEKGSSMRKNKWFDH
- the LOC133157304 gene encoding leptin-like, translated to MDCITLAILVSVSQMWGAVIAAPMSAEAIRMKATVEGRSKQLVAKINKIQVPPGMTLTPPADKLDGLSSVVTLLDGYEKLISDSLNASQVKAEISWLKGYLGQWKKGRCGETKVNRTSAAGGALQRLQSQRGFVLTVGIEALIRVKDILTRLLQNMANLDKC